The Pongo abelii isolate AG06213 chromosome 19, NHGRI_mPonAbe1-v2.0_pri, whole genome shotgun sequence genome includes the window tatcaccatttttcaGGCTGGAAAGCCAGTCCagggagggtttttttttgtttttttttttttggacaaggtctcactgttgcccaggctggagtgctgtggtgcaatcataactcacggcagctttgacctcccatgctcaagtgatcctcctgcctcagcctctggtgtagctggaggtgggaacacaggcatgtagcaccacatccagccagctttttagttttttatacAGGTGggatctcaccctgttgcccaggctggtcttgaataactaggcccaagccatcctctggccttggtctcccaaagtgctgggattacaggtgtgatccactgcacccggcccaaggAGATTTAAATTTAAGTCACTTACCAAGGTTATAAAGTGTAAGTGGGgcccaggcgaggtggctcaggcccataatcccagcactttggggggccaaggtgggcagattgtgtgaggtcaggagttcgagaccagcctggctaacatggtgaaatctcatctctactaaaaatacaaaaattagccaggcatcgtggcgcacacctgtagtcccagctactccggaggctgaggcaggagaatcgcttgaacccgggaggcagaggttgcagtgaactgacatcatgctgctgcactccagcctgggcaacagagtgaaactccatctcagaaaaaaaaaaagtaagtggggctgggcaaagtggcccacgcctgtcatcccagcactttgggaagcagaggtgggcagatcacctgaggtcaggagttcaagaccaacctagccaacatgatgaaaccccgtctctactaaaaacacaaaaattagctgggcatagtggtgggtgcctgtagtcccagctattcgggaggctgaggtgggagaatcacttgaacctgggaggcggaggttgaggtgagctgagatcatgccactacactccagcctgggcaacagagcgagactccgtctcaaaaaaagatggCTCTGCCTAAGGAATAGCcatccttttattcctttacttccttaatcaacttgctttcacttttgaaaataaaatagaggctgggcgcagtggcttacacctgtaatcccagcattttgggaggccaaagtgggcagatcacctgaggttagtggtttgagaccagcctggacaacatagcgaaaccccatccctactaaaaatacaacagttagctgggcgtggtagcatgtgcctgtaatcccagctactcgggaggctgaggcaggagaatcacttgaacctgggaggcggaggttgcagtgagccaagatcacgccactgtactccagcctgggcgacaaagctagaccctgtctcaaaaaaaaaaaaacgttgagGGCAGGAGCTGAAAGCAGTCAGTTAAATAGGTGATTGGGGGCTGAGGATGTGAGGTCCTGGAGTCTGTCTAGTTTCTTCAGTAAGATgaaaaaaactcttttcttttttctctccagaCTCAGTGGTTCTCCATCCTTCCGGACTTCAGCCTGGATCTCCAACAGGGGCCCTCTGTAGAGTCCCAGCCCTACTCTGATCCTCATATACCCCCGGTGAGAGAGAATAAAAGCTGcagaggttgggggtggggtcagGGATTCTAGGGATGGGGCAGAGTGGCAGCATCCTTTGTACCTACAGGTGGATCCCACAACTCATTTGACCTTTAACCTTCACCTgtccaagaaagagagagaagccagAGATAGCCTGACCCTGCCCTTCCAGTTCAGCTCTGAAAAGTAAGGTTGGGACCTGGGTATGTGGATCCCTGAGTAGAGCCCAGCATCTGGGCCGTGGAGAGGTGGGGCAACAGGTTATTGATTAACCTGACTTTATAGGGGCTGAAGTCCACCTCCAGAGACAAGTCCAAGTTCTTGATCCACCCATTCCCCCTATAATGGCAGAGGGCCTTTatgtctcttttctctcccttagACCCTTGGGTCACAGCTCCAGTTGTCCCCAGAGcaccctgggcctgggcctgggctgaGCCAGACCAGACCCTTGGGAGGTGGCCCTATCCCTAGGCAGTGGTGCTAGCAGGACAGAAGTCTATACGGGCGTGGCAAAGGCTGGTTAACAAAGGCTTAGTACATGCCTGCAGTTCTGTGCCCAGTATGTGGGTGGATGAAGCAAGACTACAAGATCCTTGCCCTCAAGCTGCTAGGAACTTAGTTTTATTAGGAGAGCAGTACAAGGGTATCTATCCCAGTACCAAATGGTGCTTCAGCTCTAACATGGAAGTCAGAGAAAGGGACTTGGACCAATAAGATGACATGGAGGCCTAACAGGTTGCCTGAATGAGAGTCACAGTCACCTGGAAGAAAGTATCCAGACCCAACCTGTTAGCTACCCTCACCAGCACCAAATCTTTCCTTCTCAGACAGCAGGCTCTCCTTCGGCCTAGGCCAGACCAGGCTACCAGCCACATCTTTTATGAGCCAGATGCTTATGATGACCTGGACCAAGAAGACCCAGATGACGACCTGGATATTTGACTGGCCAGATTTGATTAGATTGTAATTGGAGGGGGCGTGGGAAGACTTTGGGCCCTGAACCATCTTTCTGTTGTTTGTGTTAGCCTTACCCTGTCTCTGCCCCACCTTGGTTCCCCTTGTCTGTGGAACCCCGCCTTGTGAGCCAGGAAGCAGCGTCTCATTAGGACAGAAGGTAGGATGAAGACATGGGGTAATGTGAGAGAGTAGAACACCCCCATACctaataaaaatctttatttttttattaaaaaagaagtaCTTTGGTAGCTATTTAAATAAGAGGGGGGTGGGAATGGATGTCGAGATACTAGCACCTGCATCTTTTAGTCAATTGTCAGTGGAGTCAGTGGGGTGCTAAGTGTTCTGAACTGAAGTAGGTGCACTAAGGTTCCAAGCTCCCTGCAAGGATCCGGACGGGAGGAAAGCAGAGGCCCTGAAGGGAAAAAAGCCTGCTTcccaaaacttattttttattactgtacAAAAAGCACACTCTCCCTCTTTTTGTCTCTCCCATCAACAGCCCCACTCCAACCCAAGAAGACTATACATGGAGTGCAGGGACAGTGACCAGGAGGCCTTTGTCTGGCACCCTGCCCACAGGCTGAGCTCAGCCCCAGGCCCTTTCAGGCATCTAGACACTCCCATAGCCTGTCAGGCTGGGGCGAGGAGATCCCAGGTCACACATACTCCTTGGAAGAGTTGGACTTAGGGTAAGAGCGGGGTGCACGGTACCCAGCCTTGCTCTCATTCCCAGGACAGGAACAGGAGAGCAGTGCACCTCCCAGGATGACTAGGGCAGACCCTGCCCAGCCAATAAAGATGGCAGGGCCAAACTCATACCTGTGAAGAGAAGGGGGTGGTTAGAAACCCTGGCCTGCCTCTGCCCTCCTCCCTATTCCAGGACCCCAGACCTGTCCCCTTAGGAGGCAGGGTTCCCAGACTTACTTAATGTTGGTAGGGATCAAAGGGTTATAAAAGTCTGTGACAATCTGATGGCCATACCAGGAGCAAGCTACCAAGGCGGCAAGACCTGGAGAGAGAATGAGGGTTTCAGTATAGTGATGCCCCAAACGGGCGCCTTGCCCAGCCTTGCTCCTCCCAGACGGGAGAACCCGGGGGCTCACCTGCCACGATGAAAATTATGCCTCCACCCATGGCTATACGGGCCTTCTTCACTTTGTCGTCTCCTCCACAGCGCGTGCACTTCATGCCCATCGTGGCCACAAACATGGCCAGGAAGCCCAGCACCAGGGAGACCACCATTAGGGCTCGAGTGGCCTGCAAGGCCGCTGCGGGCGAGGGGAAAGGGCGCCGTCATTGCTGGAAATGCAGGCGGCTCCAGCCTTCGTGCCGCCGGCCGCGCCCACTAACCCCTGGACCTCGTCTGTCCGGCGCCGTGTTCTGCCGCGGGCCAGGGGCGCCCAGGTGTCCAAGGCCTGGGCCAAGCGGGCAGGTCCCCGCCCCTCCCGACAGCGCGGCCTTCCTGCTCCCGCCCCGCCCTCTCCGCTCAAGGATCCGCCCGGGGCGCCGGGGTTTCGGTGAAACTGCCCTGAATAGGGGGAAGGGTGAAAGGGGGCAGCGAAGAGAAGCCGAGACGGTGGCCCGAGCCCCGCGCGGCGCACATGCCAGCCGGCGTCCCTGCTCTGAGCCCGCTATCGAGGCCACCGGGTTTGTGGCTTCGGCTAATCGGCCGATAAGATTAGAGGCCGCAGGCGGCGGCCCACTCTGACCAGCCGCACCGCCCTTCGGCCCTCGGcgcgccccgcgccccgcgcccggCGCCCCAGGACCGTTTGTGTCTGAGAAAAGGGCGGGAGATGACGGAGGCCATGGCCTGCccggggatgggggaggggacgGCCCCGGCCTAAGCACCGCTGCTCCGAGTCGGGGACGAGGCTGGGTTGGGGGCGGAAGAGGATCGTGGGCGACCGAGGTGAGCGCCCACGTGCAGCCGCCGGAACCCCGGCCCGCTCCTGCCCAGCCCCGCCGCCCCCAGCCGACCACTTCCTCGCCCTGCAGCTCCCTGGCAACCCAGGACCCCCAGCCGTGGGGCCTCGGCTCTCCCACGCGCACCACCCCGCCACCTCGGTCCAGGGCGCGTCCGCCCCGTCGGTCCTGCGGCCTTACCGGACAGGGCGAGCACCGAGTCGTACATTTTGCAGCTCATCATCCCCGTGCTCTGCGTGACGCAGTCCATCCACAGCCCCTTGTACATGGCCTGGGCCGTGATGATGTTGTCACCCGCATAGGAGCTCATCTGCCACTGCGGGATGGCGGTGCAGGCCACCAGACCCACCCAGCCCAACAGGGCCATGGAGAAGCCCAGCAACTGCAGGCCCGAGTTGGCCATTTCCGCCCTCAGAAAACACTGGGGGCGCCGGGCGGGAGACCCTACAGTAAAACAAACGACACTTGGGGGGCAGCCCCACAAAAGAAAACTTGAGGTGGAGTTTTCCGGTCACCCAAAGAGACAAAAAGGGTTTAGGCCAGGTGAATGCAAATCTTGTCACCAAACTACACACAAATCGACCCCTCCAGTGAAGCGATGGCCTCGCGGCAGAGGGAATAGGATACGCCGGGAGGGTGGTTCCAGACAAAAGCGGTCCCCGAAGGCCAGGCGGTTCTCTCCGGGCGCTCTCGGCGACCCTAGCCAAACAAAAGGTGGAGGGGACGTCTGGGCGCGGTTCTGGGCGCCGTCAAGTCCCAAAGTATCCTGGGCTGTAGGTCCGAGGCTGCGGTGCGCAGCAGAGGTGGCTCGGAGGTGAGCCAGCAGGTGCGGGCGGGCAGGTGGGGCGCACCTGAGTATATGTAGGGCGTCGGGGGCGCGGCCCGCGGGCCCCGGGAGCGCGGGAGGGGGAGGCGGGACCGGAGGGGCGGCCGAGGGTGACCTGACGTCACCGAAGGGACACTCACCTGAACCGGAAGTCGTGGCCCCCACCCCTCCTTGCCCAGGTGAGGAGGAAGAAACCTGAGCACCAGGGTCACGCCCCTTCGCTTGCCCGGTTTTGACCGCCGCTGGGGAGGAGGCGGTGGCTCCCCGGGAGTCCCAAGCTCCGAGTCAGCCCCTCCGGACTGGATTTCCCTCGAACACCGGGAagccccttcctttcttcccaacAGGTGCGCCTGGGACGCTGCGGGGCGCCCCTGACCAGCCTCGGCGCCGCCCTTTCCCCGCCGGGTTTTATCCAAAGTGCTCTCTCCCCGGCCCTGCTTTCGCCCCCACCCGctgctctcctttttttttctggctcctACCCTGGTCGATCCCACCTTCGGGGGCCCTGGCCCGATCCCTGAGAGTCGCCCCCTTCAGCACCCGCTTCACTGTCCCGGTTCTCTGGCTCTGCTACAGACACCCGGCTTAGCGTGGCTCCCCAACAGCCCCACCTTCCTCTGCCCCCATTCCAACCCAACATGACTTACAGCCTGAACCCTTTGCACTCAACCTCCCCACCTACCACTATCCCCTCCGGCATCAAGGCTCCTAACTGGAGGAAGAAACCACTGGGACCGAAAGCCGGCCGAGGGTGGGGAGCAGGGTGAGGGCTAGGTCAGAGTCTTGGCCACACCCATGGTTCCCCTCCCTTAGAGTCTTTTCAGACCTATCCTCCAcctttcccacccctcccccacactcgcccttttctctttctctcccggGCCTGGGCTTGGACTGCCAATTGCTGTGCACGCTCTCAAGCCCTCACTGTTGCGTCCTCCCTATAATCTGGCTCTCTAAGGTGGTCGTCCATGGTCCCTCACCCTGCAGTCCTGCTGTCTCTCCCCAAAGCAttgctccctccttcctcccgGCACCCCTTCCAGCCTTTTGCTCCTTCCTCCTTCATCTTTGGTCATCTCCCCTTCCTGCCTTTCCTGCTTTGGAGCTTCCTATTTcactccttgtcttttttttgttgttcgaGAGCGGGggtctgtgttacccaggctggagtgcagaggtgcaatctcggctcactgcagcctcgcctcccgggctcaagcgatcaccCGGCCTCAgcgtccccagtagctgggaccgcgggtgcacaccaccacgcccagctaaagtttttgtatttttggtagagaagggttttcaccatattgctcaggctggtcttgaacacttgaactcaagcaatccccccgcccccacctcttaaagtgcaggattacaggcgtgagccaccgcacccagcacaCTCCTTGTCTTTTTGTTTACCTTTGCGCCTTGTCTCCAGTCTCCTTGGAACCCAGCATCAGCAATtaatctttctttcctcttcttaggTGCACACTGCACTTTCCCCACCCACCCTGCCCAGTTTCCTCCCAATCTTCTTACTACCCTCCAACCTCCTCATACTTCTCAGATTCTCACATACCCTGCTTATTCTGGCTCTCTCTCGTTTCATTTTCCTCTCTCCATTTTTTACCTCAACTCTCTCAcgttttttatctttgttttgccCTCTCAAAcatttctctgtctttccttcatttattcgcTAAACGTATTAAAGGCCCCCTTATGCTAAGCTAATTGACCTGCTTTTGTATAAAATGAAGACTTtcatgaactctttttttttttttttttttgagacagagtttttgctctcgttgcccagactggagtgcaatggcatgatctcggcttacggcaacctccacctcctgggttcaagtgattctcctgcctcagcctcccaagtagctgggagtgtgggtgcccaccaccacgcccagctaatttttgtatttttagtagagatggggtttcaccatgttggccaggccgatctcgaattcctgacctcaggtgatcccaacccacctcgacctcccaaagtgctgggattacaggcatgagccaccgctcccagccatgAACTctttgttattcatttttattgttgtagttTTGGATTAATGGTACTTTTCTGGATTAATGTACtcttagaggcagggtctcactctgttgcccaggctagagtgcagtggtgcaattatagctcactgcagccttgaacttctgggctcaaaggatgccccccacccccccaacaaATAGCTGCAATTACAGCCATGTGTCATCATTGTTctggctttgtttgttttttgaaacagagtctcgttctgtcacccaagctggagtgcagtggcacgatctcggctcactgcaacctctgcctcctgggttcaagcaattctcctgcctcaccctcccaagtagctgggattacaagcgcgcaccaccacgcccagctaattttttgtatttttagtagaaacgaagtttcaccatgttggccagtctgggctcgaattcctgacctcaagtgatctccctgcctcagcctcccaaagtgctgggattacaggagtgagctaccgcaactgactttccttttttttttttttttgagacggagtcttgctctgtcacccaggctggagtgcaatggcatgatctcagctcactgcaacctctgcctcccaggttcaggccattctcctgcctcagcctcctgagtagagactacaggcacccgccaccacgcctggctaaatttttttgtatttttttagtagagacgggttttcactgtgttagccaggatggtctcaatctcctgaccttgtgatccgcctgcctcggccttccaaagtgctgggattacaggcatgagccactgtgcccaggctggagtgcagtggcacaatctcggctcactgcaacctctgcctcccaggttcaagcaattctacctcaacctcccaagtagctgggattacaggcatgcaccaccacacccggctaactttttgtatttagtagagatggggtttcaccatgttggtcaggtcaGTCTCgaactcgacctcaggtgatccacctgcttcggcctcccaaagtgctgggattacaggtgtgagccacggcgcccggccccgaccttttttttttttttaattttattttattttgagatgtaatcttgctctattgcccaggctggagtgcagtggtgcgatctcagctcactgcaacctccacctcctgggttcaagcaattctcctgcctcagtctcttaaatagctgggattacaggcacacaccaccacgcccagctaatttttgtatttttagtagagacggggtttcaccatgttggtcagactggtctcaaactcctgacatcgtgatccgcctgcctcggcctcccaaagtgctgggattacaggcatgagccaccacccccgaccttttttttttatgttaaaagACTAGTCAGATGCAGTAGTGAGAAGGGGGCGAGAGTAGAAAAAGAAGTTCCGTCTGTAACTGACTGTGAACAATCAATTGAAATAATTCACTGCCTTCAGACCAGCTGAGATTTTCTTGAAAACTTTCCTTTAGCTCTAAAGGAAAATGTTTGTCATCACTTAACTATATCCAGCTTCTCTCCAAACTCACTGCCGCCACCCCACACCAGCCCAAGGCTGGACACAACAACTGCCTCCAAACCAATCTCCCTTCCACACTGGTCCTTTTAAACTCTATTCTCTGGAGTGACCACTTCTTACCCACTCTGAACTTTGTCATTTCCTGTTTGAAATCTTTcagtcggccgggcgcggtggctcacacctgtaatcccagcactttgggaggccaaggtgggcggatcacgaggtcaggagatcaagaccatggtgaaaccccgtctctactaaaaatacaaaaaaaaaaaaaaaattagccgggcgaggtggcgggcgcctgtagtcccagctacttgggaggctgaggcaggagaatggcgtgaacccgggaggtggagcgtgcagtgagccgagatcgcgccactgcactgcagcctgggcgacagagcaaacctccgtctcaaaaaaaaaaaaagaaaaaataaaataagtaaaataaaataaaataaaatctttcagtgACACTCGTGTTCTTGCCAGTAAGTGCCACACCACGGCTGACCTGACTGCCTCAGCTACACTGGCCTTCTCTCTGTTCGCccactgaattgcctttgtaCAGTCTGTTCTCTGGGTCTGGAAGCTCTTCTCCATCCACTCCCACCCACCTTCCTCTATCCAGCTAACCAACTAATCCTTCAGCTATCCCTCAAATAGCACTTCTTTTAGAAAGCCTGGCCTGACCACCCCACCCCAAACTGAGTCAGATCATCTGCATAGTACCCTCGTGGCTACCAGTACTTTGCTTTCAAAGCTCTTATCACAGTTTGAAAATACTGTATTTactttatgtacttatttattcaaTGTCAGTATCCCCACTGTACTGTATGCTCCAAGAGGGTAGAGATGTGTCTGGATTTtatcatcaataaatatttgaggaatgaatgaataaattgcaaataaacaatattttcattCACCGTTCAacgaatattttcttttttcttttttttgagacggagtcttgctctgtcacccaggctggaaggcagtggcgcgattttggctcatcacaacctctgcctctcaggttcaagcgattcttgtgcctcagcttcccaggtagctggggttacaggcacagaccaccatgcccagctaatttttaaaatatttttagtagagacggggtttcaccatgttggccacactggtcttgaactcctgatctcaggtgatccacccaccttggcctcccaaaattctaggattacaggtgcgagccaccgtacccagccctcaacaaatattttctaagtgtCTATAATGTGCCagacatggccaggcacagtggttatgtctgtagtcccagctactcaggaagctgaggtgagaagatcacttaagcccataagttcaaggctgcagtgagctatgatcatgccactgcactccagcctgggcaacagagggagatcctgtctcttaaaaaaaaaatggtgtggccaggtgtggtggctcatgcctgtaatcgcagcgctttgggaggcagaggcaggaggatcacgagatcaggagttcgagaccagcctggccaacatggtgaaaccccatctctactagaaatacaaaaaattagctgggtgtggtggcaggggcctgtaatcccagctactcgggaggctgaagcaggagaatcgctttaagctgggaggcagaggttgcagtgagccgagaccacatcactgtacttcagcctgggcaacagagcaagactccgtctcaaaaaaaaaaaagggggagaccaagcatgttggctcatgcctgtaatcccagcactttgggaggctgaggcggggggatcacgaggtcaggagtttgagaccagcctggccaacatggtgaaaccccgtatctactaaagacacaaaaaattagctgggcgtggtggcacgcgcctgtagtcccagcaactccggagactgaggcaagagaatcccttgaacccgggaggcggaggttgtgcggttgcagtgagccaagaccgcaccattgcactccagcctgggcaacaggctgtctcaataataattaaaaaaaaaaaaaaaaaaggctgggcgcagtggctcacgcctgtaattccagcactttgggaggccgaggtgggcggatcgcctgaggtcaggatttcgagaccagcctggccaacatggtgaaaccccatctctacttaaaatacaaaaattagctgggtgtggtggcaggtgcctgtaatcccagctacttgggaggctgaggcaggagaattgcttgaacccgggaggcggaggttgcagcgagccgagatcgtgctattgcgctccagcctgagggaTAAGAGCGAGTcttcgtctgaaaaaaaaaaaaaaggaccaggcACTATAGTTGACCCTGGAGATACAGCAGGAAACAAAACAGATAAGGATACTGAACTCATGCAACTTATTTTCTAGAAGGAAGAAGCAGACAATAAAGTCATAAAGAAAATGGTACATGTTTTGAAAGCAATAAAGCAGTGTAATCTGATGAGGTCGAATCTACTCTAGGATGAGGTCAGGGAGAACTTTTTGAGGAAATGACTGTTAAATAATATGCCagtggccaggcacaatggctcatgcctgtaatcccagcactttgggaggccgaggcaggtgggtcacctgaggtcaggagttcaaaaccagcctggctaacatggtgaaaacccatctctactaaaaatatttttaaaaattagccgagcttgatggtatgtgcctgtaatcccagctactcaggaggctgagacagaataatcgcttgaaactgggaggcagaggttgcagtgtgccaagatcgtgccactgcactccagcctgggcgacaagagcaaaactccatctcaaacaaacaaaaaataataatagtaagccACAAGGGAACTATATtataggcagaaggaacagcaagggcaaaggccTTGTGTTGATTGCCCCTTTGAGACTTCTAGTAATTAATTTAAAgcagaatttctcttttttttttttagacagagttttgctcttgttgcccaggctggagtgcaatggtgcgagcttggctcaccgcaacctccgcctcccgcattcaagcgattctcctgcctcagcctcccgagtagctgagattacaggcatgcgccaccacgcccagctaatttttttgtatttttagtagagacggggtttctccatgttggtcaggctggtctcgaactcccgacttcaggtgatccgcccgcctcggcctcccaaagttctgggattacaggcgtgagccaccgcgcccggctaaagCAGAATTTCTCAACCTTGACACTGTTGACATTTTTTCTCCTGCTATCTCTATTGCCATTTTGGGctagataattttttgttgtccCATGCATTATAGGATATTTAGGAGCATCTCTGACTTCTATCAATTAGATGCACCCTCCCCTGCACCTAAGTGtgacaaaaatgtctccagacattgccaaatgtcccaggGAGGACAGGAGTAAAATGGGTCCCAGTAAAGCGTGACTGGTGAGCAtcatcatggatttttttcctctaataGCCTTGAAGTAACTAGTTGGATAAAAGGATCCAAgtaggggccaggcgtggtggttcatgcctgtaatcccagcactttgggaggctgaggggtgtgggtggcaagccacccaggcgccgaggcaagagaccgaggacaCGAGATGTTCcagcataataaaatataaaacaagaatagttataccagatatagcTCTTAGagatatatgaatatcattaatcattagtttatagtaattactctttattccaatattataataatcctcgctctacaatcataacctaggaaaacccaggccatacagagataggagctgaggggacatagtgaggtgtgaccagaagacaagagtgcgagccttttgttatgcccagacagggccaccagaagggctccttggtctagcggtaacgccAGCATCTGGGAAGATGCCCGTTGCCGAGCGGACGGTGGTCTAGCGGTAGCGAAAAGTGTCAAGGAACAACACctgctacttagcagaccgggaaagggaggctccctttccccaggggagtttagagaagactctgctcctccacctcttgtggagggcctgacatcagtcaggctcGCCTGCAGTTATctggaggcctaaccgtctccctgtgatgctgtgcttcagtggtcacgctcctagtccgccttcatgttccatcctgtacacctgactctgccttctagatagcagtagtcaattagtgaaagtactaaaagtctctgatatgcagaaataatggtgaaagctgtctttctctctgtctcctctccctctctgcctgggctgccaggcagggaagggccccttccctgtccagtggacacgtgacccacgtgaccttacctatcattgg containing:
- the CLDN7 gene encoding claudin-7: MANSGLQLLGFSMALLGWVGLVACTAIPQWQMSSYAGDNIITAQAMYKGLWMDCVTQSTGMMSCKMYDSVLALSAALQATRALMVVSLVLGFLAMFVATMGMKCTRCGGDDKVKKARIAMGGGIIFIVAGLAALVACSWYGHQIVTDFYNPLIPTNIKYEFGPAIFIGWAGSALVILGGALLSCSCPGNESKAGYRAPRSYPKSNSSKEYV